The following coding sequences lie in one Syntrophorhabdaceae bacterium genomic window:
- the ruvB gene encoding Holliday junction branch migration DNA helicase RuvB, translating to MIEEETSSELSELYRKEDNTDGDTVVTLRPGRISEYVGQDTIVETLQIAIEAALKRGEPLEHLLFNGPPGLGKTTLAHIIANEMGTRIVTSSGPALEKGGDLMGLLTHLERGDIFFIDEIHRIPKIVEEFLYPAMEDFAVDFIFDKGIHARTHRYRLEQFTLIGATTRSGLLSSPLRERFGIVRDLDFYKDDDLLSIIKRSASILGVTVDDEGAYETARRARGTPRVANRLLKRVRDYAEVRAGGVITKSVAIDALSLEGIDDHGLSETDRKLLRTIIVNYKGGPVGIEALAATLQLESDVLIEVVEPFLLKSGFIIRTSQGRRASDKAFSHLQIPLLGTGPMSGLFDPPSQKKEK from the coding sequence ATGATCGAGGAAGAAACCTCCTCGGAACTCTCAGAGCTTTACAGGAAGGAAGACAACACCGACGGCGACACCGTCGTCACCCTTCGACCGGGCCGGATCTCTGAATATGTCGGCCAGGATACCATTGTCGAAACGCTCCAGATAGCCATCGAAGCGGCGCTGAAAAGGGGCGAACCGCTGGAGCACCTTCTCTTCAACGGGCCTCCGGGTCTGGGAAAGACCACGCTGGCACATATCATTGCCAACGAGATGGGGACACGCATCGTCACATCGTCGGGTCCGGCACTGGAAAAAGGCGGTGATCTGATGGGCCTCCTGACACACCTGGAACGGGGCGATATTTTCTTCATCGATGAGATCCATCGCATCCCCAAGATCGTCGAGGAATTCCTGTACCCCGCAATGGAGGATTTTGCCGTTGACTTTATCTTCGACAAAGGTATCCATGCCAGGACCCACAGATATCGTCTTGAACAATTCACCCTCATTGGCGCGACAACCCGTTCCGGCCTTCTATCATCGCCGCTGAGGGAGCGTTTCGGCATCGTGAGAGACCTTGATTTTTATAAGGACGATGACCTCCTGAGTATTATAAAACGATCCGCATCCATACTGGGTGTTACCGTCGATGACGAGGGCGCTTATGAGACGGCAAGGCGGGCCCGCGGCACCCCCAGGGTGGCGAACAGGCTCCTGAAGCGTGTCCGGGATTATGCCGAGGTCAGGGCCGGGGGAGTGATAACGAAGAGCGTGGCCATAGACGCATTGAGCCTTGAAGGTATCGACGACCACGGGCTCAGCGAGACGGACAGGAAGCTCCTCAGGACCATCATTGTCAATTACAAGGGAGGCCCCGTGGGCATCGAGGCGCTGGCTGCGACGCTGCAGCTCGAGTCGGACGTGCTGATCGAGGTCGTGGAACCCTTTCTGCTCAAATCAGGATTCATCATCCGTACCTCCCAGGGGAGAAGGGCCTCGGATAAGGCATTTTCTCATCTGCAGATCCCCCTTTTGGGGACAGGGCCCATGAGTGGGCTTTTTGACCCTCCGTCCCAGAAAAAAGAGAAATAG